The following proteins come from a genomic window of Citrobacter europaeus:
- the msrP gene encoding protein-methionine-sulfoxide reductase catalytic subunit MsrP — protein MLKKRPLREADVTAESVFFMQRRQILKALGIGAAAASLSAPTQASLLNWFKGNDRPPAPAGKPLGFTKPELWQNSLPLTPEDKVTGYNNFYEFGLDKADPAANAGSLKTDPWTLTISGEVNKPLTLDHDALTTRFPLEERIYRMRCVEAWSMVVPWVGFPLHKLLALVEPNSHAKYVAFETRYAPDEMPGQKDRFIGGGLKYPYVEGLRLDEAMHPLTLLTVGVYGKALPPQNGAPIRLTVPWKYGFKGIKSIVSIKLTREQPPTTWNMSAPNEYGFYANVNPQVDHPRWSQATERFIGSGGILDVQRQPTLPFNGYADEVASLYQGMDLREYF, from the coding sequence ATGCTGAAAAAACGTCCACTTCGGGAAGCTGATGTTACAGCCGAGTCAGTATTTTTTATGCAACGACGACAGATCCTCAAAGCACTTGGGATAGGCGCGGCGGCGGCGTCGTTGTCTGCCCCGACACAAGCCAGTTTGTTAAATTGGTTTAAAGGCAACGATCGTCCGCCTGCACCGGCGGGCAAACCACTCGGGTTTACAAAACCCGAGCTTTGGCAAAACAGTCTGCCCCTGACGCCGGAAGACAAAGTGACGGGCTACAACAATTTCTACGAGTTTGGTCTGGATAAAGCCGATCCTGCCGCTAATGCCGGTAGCCTGAAAACCGATCCCTGGACGTTGACCATCAGCGGTGAAGTGAACAAACCGTTAACGTTGGATCATGATGCGCTGACCACTCGTTTTCCATTAGAGGAGCGTATTTACCGGATGCGTTGCGTTGAGGCATGGTCGATGGTTGTGCCATGGGTCGGTTTTCCTTTGCATAAATTATTGGCGCTGGTTGAGCCAAACAGCCACGCCAAATACGTCGCCTTTGAAACTCGCTACGCTCCTGATGAAATGCCCGGCCAGAAAGATCGCTTCATTGGTGGTGGGTTGAAATATCCCTATGTTGAAGGTCTGCGTTTGGATGAGGCTATGCACCCACTGACACTGCTGACCGTGGGCGTGTATGGCAAAGCGTTGCCGCCGCAAAACGGGGCGCCGATACGCCTGACCGTACCCTGGAAGTACGGCTTCAAGGGCATTAAATCGATAGTCAGTATTAAGCTCACGCGCGAGCAGCCGCCGACCACCTGGAATATGTCAGCGCCGAACGAATACGGTTTTTACGCCAATGTAAATCCGCAGGTCGATCACCCTCGCTGGTCTCAGGCCACAGAGCGTTTTATCGGTTCGGGTGGCATTCTCGATGTACAGCGACAGCCCACATTGCCTTTCAATGGTTATGCAGATGAGGTGGCCTCTTTATATCAGGGTATGGATCTACGGGAGTACTTTTAA
- a CDS encoding serine protease — protein MHKTIAVLLGSICLLPVVAHADQPATASAEAENIKTLFFGHDDRTKVTDPTQSPWDAIGQLETASGNLCTATLISPRLALTAGHCLLTPPKGKPDKAVVLRFVSKKGVWRYEIHGIEGRVDPSLGKRLKADGDGWIVPPSAAPWDFGLVVLRYPPSGITPLPLFEGDKAALTAALKTADRKVTQSGYPEDHLDDLYTHQDCVVTGWAQNTVLSHQCDTLPGDSGSPLMLKTDSGWQLIGVQSSAPAAKDRWRADNRAISVTGFRDKLEELAKE, from the coding sequence ATGCATAAAACCATTGCTGTGTTACTGGGTTCAATTTGTTTACTTCCTGTCGTTGCGCATGCGGACCAGCCTGCAACAGCCAGCGCTGAAGCAGAAAACATAAAAACGTTATTTTTTGGTCATGACGATCGCACCAAGGTGACCGACCCAACGCAATCTCCGTGGGACGCTATCGGGCAACTGGAAACCGCCAGTGGTAACTTGTGTACCGCCACGCTCATTTCACCACGTCTGGCACTGACGGCCGGACACTGCTTACTCACCCCGCCGAAAGGCAAGCCGGATAAAGCCGTGGTGTTACGCTTCGTGTCGAAAAAGGGTGTCTGGCGCTATGAAATTCATGGAATCGAAGGCCGGGTTGATCCTTCGCTCGGAAAACGTTTAAAAGCCGATGGTGATGGCTGGATAGTACCGCCTTCCGCGGCCCCGTGGGATTTTGGTCTGGTGGTGCTGCGTTACCCACCTTCTGGGATCACACCGCTGCCATTATTTGAAGGTGATAAAGCAGCATTAACCGCAGCGCTGAAAACCGCAGATCGTAAAGTTACGCAGTCGGGCTATCCGGAAGATCATCTTGACGACTTATACACGCATCAGGATTGCGTAGTGACCGGCTGGGCGCAAAATACCGTTCTGTCACACCAGTGCGACACGCTCCCGGGCGACAGCGGTTCACCATTGATGTTGAAGACTGATTCAGGCTGGCAGTTGATTGGAGTACAAAGCTCTGCTCCGGCGGCGAAAGATCGCTGGCGGGCCGATAATCGCGCTATATCCGTAACCGGTTTTCGCGATAAGCTGGAAGAGTTGGCGAAGGAATAA
- the msrQ gene encoding protein-methionine-sulfoxide reductase heme-binding subunit MsrQ: MRLTAKQITGLKVLLHLAGFLPLLWLFWATQHGGLGADPGKDIQHFTGITALKFLLATLLVSPLARYAKQPLLFRTRRLLGLWCFAWATLHMLSYALLELGMQNLGLLGHELVSRPWLTLGMTGWIILLLLTLTSTQAAQRKMGKRWQTLHNYVYLAAILLPLHYLWSVKVLSPLPIIYAICFVVLLAFRYKKLLRKTRYKGVFMKSE, from the coding sequence GTGAGGCTAACCGCAAAACAGATAACCGGCCTGAAAGTACTGCTGCATCTCGCCGGTTTTTTACCCCTGCTGTGGCTCTTCTGGGCCACACAGCATGGCGGATTGGGGGCCGACCCGGGAAAAGATATCCAGCACTTTACAGGCATCACCGCACTGAAGTTTTTGCTGGCTACCCTGCTGGTATCACCGCTCGCACGATACGCAAAGCAGCCTTTGTTATTTCGCACCCGACGGTTGTTAGGCTTGTGGTGCTTTGCATGGGCTACGTTGCATATGCTCAGCTATGCGCTGCTGGAGTTGGGTATGCAAAATCTGGGATTGCTAGGACATGAACTGGTTTCACGCCCATGGCTAACGCTGGGCATGACGGGTTGGATTATCTTACTCCTGCTGACGCTGACCTCCACGCAAGCCGCGCAACGTAAAATGGGCAAACGCTGGCAAACGTTGCACAACTACGTCTACCTGGCCGCCATTTTGCTACCGCTGCATTACCTGTGGTCGGTAAAAGTGTTATCACCGCTCCCCATTATCTACGCCATTTGTTTTGTCGTGTTGCTGGCTTTTCGCTATAAAAAGCTGTTACGGAAAACCAGGTATAAAGGTGTGTTTATGAAAAGTGAATGA
- a CDS encoding formylglycine-generating enzyme family protein, which produces MMKRLSFSRILKRCGIIFLLFFVFLTQMFYSNGLYKSAIWLDGLYRKHTQGPSSSVTALMTPETVEKNKSLIKQSITNDAIFIEGGEFTMGPDNCDNYAPTLSQCAGAPVYQVKLSNYSLLKFKITNRDFDTFQADNDQFINPHHDRFDSERWEKIHQHGNLPAILNWNMANDYCQWLGKLTDLPVALPTEAQWEYAARNRGQYVGFMTDNNTIEPGVNVSSFEMRQAIKDGFLTPVGQFPPSPLGLYDLSGNGLEWVNDWYSRDKPAGTGPFIDPKGPAIGYLDSEGPAKVLRPYQPNADSSGFGVTVHDRYYAAVSASVDSASSYTARCVINHSQRIATHE; this is translated from the coding sequence ATGATGAAAAGGCTCAGTTTTAGCCGCATTCTTAAGAGGTGCGGTATTATATTCTTATTATTCTTCGTTTTTTTGACGCAAATGTTCTACAGCAACGGCTTATATAAAAGCGCTATTTGGCTTGACGGGCTTTATCGGAAGCACACACAAGGCCCCTCCTCATCTGTCACCGCCTTGATGACGCCGGAAACTGTCGAAAAGAACAAATCACTTATTAAGCAAAGCATCACGAATGACGCCATTTTTATTGAGGGCGGCGAATTTACTATGGGTCCGGATAACTGTGATAATTATGCGCCAACGCTTTCTCAGTGCGCTGGAGCTCCTGTCTATCAGGTCAAGTTAAGTAATTATTCACTGTTAAAGTTTAAAATCACCAACCGTGATTTTGATACTTTTCAGGCTGATAATGATCAATTTATCAATCCGCATCATGACCGTTTTGATTCTGAACGCTGGGAGAAAATTCATCAACATGGCAATCTTCCTGCCATCCTGAATTGGAATATGGCTAATGATTATTGTCAGTGGTTAGGGAAGTTAACGGATTTGCCTGTTGCGTTACCCACCGAAGCACAGTGGGAATATGCCGCAAGAAATCGTGGTCAGTACGTTGGGTTTATGACCGACAATAATACAATAGAACCCGGAGTTAATGTTTCTTCTTTCGAAATGAGGCAAGCAATCAAGGACGGCTTTCTCACTCCTGTTGGACAATTTCCACCTTCGCCACTTGGATTATACGATCTCTCCGGCAATGGCCTCGAGTGGGTTAATGACTGGTATTCGAGAGACAAACCTGCCGGCACCGGTCCTTTCATTGACCCCAAAGGACCGGCAATAGGGTATTTAGACAGTGAAGGCCCTGCGAAAGTCTTACGCCCTTATCAACCCAATGCTGATTCATCAGGTTTTGGCGTGACTGTGCACGATCGTTATTATGCTGCCGTTTCTGCTTCTGTTGACTCCGCCAGTTCTTACACGGCCCGCTGCGTTATTAATCATTCGCAAAGGATAGCGACTCATGAGTAA
- the mdtJ gene encoding multidrug/spermidine efflux SMR transporter subunit MdtJ, translated as MMFYWILLGLAIAAEITGTLSMKWASVGHGNSGFILMLVMIALSYIFLSFAVKKIALGVAYALWEGIGILFITLFSVLLFDETLSTMKVAGLVSLVLGIVLIKSGTRKPTKAGREVTHAAV; from the coding sequence ATCATGTTTTACTGGATATTATTAGGTCTGGCCATCGCGGCTGAAATTACTGGTACGCTGTCAATGAAATGGGCAAGCGTCGGTCATGGTAATTCGGGCTTTATTTTAATGCTGGTAATGATCGCCTTATCGTATATTTTTCTCAGTTTTGCCGTTAAAAAAATTGCCCTTGGTGTGGCCTATGCCTTGTGGGAAGGTATCGGTATTTTATTTATTACGCTATTTAGTGTGCTGTTATTTGATGAAACCTTGTCCACAATGAAGGTGGCAGGTCTGGTCTCGCTGGTGTTAGGTATTGTACTGATTAAATCAGGTACACGAAAACCGACAAAAGCGGGTAGAGAGGTGACCCATGCAGCAGTTTGA
- a CDS encoding carboxypeptidase M32 encodes MSNNDNYHQLTRTFLRLSRFSHLSAIASWDMFTMMPSGGSKARGEALAELSVLEHQLLTDPKVATWIAAAQQEDLNDVEQANLREMSRLHHQASLLPESLVEAKSLAGSRCEHAWRSQRPANDWEGFAENLKEVVQYSREEARLRADAKGCSPYDALLDIFEPGMTSAQLDVLFADVKSWLPDLLNKVVAKQSQQSLIPPVGPFPTAIQRELGLETMAQLGFDFTAGRLDISAHPFCGGVPEDVRITTRYDENELLSALFGVIHETGHARYEQNLPRNWLGQPIALARSTAIHESQSLFFEMQLGRSKAFLTRLIPAVTRHFGDQAAFEESNFIAWNQQVKPGFIRVDADEVSYPAHVILRYEIERALINGDIEVDDIPALWNEKMQAWLGLSTIGNYRNGCMQDIHWTDGGFGYFPSYTLGAMYAAQLFSAANRALPDLNQSIAQGEFGPLFDWLRQNIWQHGSRFTTEQLITQATGEPLSSRYFRAHLEARYL; translated from the coding sequence ATGAGTAACAATGATAATTACCATCAGCTCACCCGCACGTTCCTGCGGCTCTCTCGCTTCTCCCACCTCTCGGCAATAGCCAGTTGGGACATGTTTACCATGATGCCATCAGGCGGCAGCAAAGCTCGCGGCGAAGCGCTTGCCGAGCTGAGCGTGCTTGAGCATCAGCTGTTAACCGACCCGAAGGTGGCAACGTGGATCGCCGCAGCGCAACAGGAAGATCTCAACGATGTTGAGCAAGCGAACCTTCGCGAAATGTCGCGGCTACATCATCAGGCATCCCTATTGCCCGAATCGTTGGTAGAAGCAAAATCTCTTGCGGGAAGCCGCTGCGAGCATGCCTGGCGTAGTCAGCGACCCGCGAATGACTGGGAAGGATTTGCCGAAAACCTGAAAGAAGTCGTGCAGTACAGCCGCGAAGAAGCCCGACTTCGCGCAGACGCAAAAGGCTGTTCGCCTTATGACGCGCTACTGGACATCTTTGAGCCCGGAATGACCAGCGCCCAACTGGATGTCCTGTTTGCAGATGTAAAAAGCTGGCTGCCCGATCTGCTAAACAAGGTGGTGGCAAAACAGTCTCAGCAGTCGCTCATCCCCCCGGTTGGCCCCTTCCCAACCGCTATCCAGCGAGAGTTGGGGCTTGAAACGATGGCGCAGTTGGGATTTGACTTTACGGCTGGCCGACTGGATATCAGCGCACACCCCTTCTGTGGCGGCGTGCCTGAAGACGTTCGTATTACCACTCGCTATGATGAAAATGAATTGCTCAGCGCACTGTTTGGCGTGATTCATGAAACCGGTCATGCCCGCTATGAGCAAAATTTGCCACGTAACTGGTTAGGGCAACCTATCGCTCTGGCACGTTCAACCGCCATTCATGAGTCCCAGAGTCTGTTCTTCGAGATGCAACTGGGACGCAGTAAAGCCTTTCTGACACGGTTAATTCCTGCTGTAACGCGCCACTTTGGCGATCAGGCTGCATTTGAAGAAAGCAATTTCATCGCCTGGAACCAGCAGGTTAAACCCGGGTTTATTCGTGTTGATGCCGACGAGGTGAGCTATCCCGCTCACGTGATCCTGCGTTATGAAATCGAACGCGCGCTCATCAATGGCGATATTGAAGTGGATGATATCCCGGCATTGTGGAATGAGAAAATGCAGGCCTGGCTGGGGCTGTCAACGATCGGAAACTATCGTAACGGTTGTATGCAGGATATTCACTGGACCGACGGCGGCTTTGGCTACTTCCCTTCCTATACCTTGGGCGCCATGTATGCGGCGCAGTTGTTCAGTGCCGCAAACCGCGCACTGCCTGACTTGAATCAGTCTATTGCGCAAGGTGAGTTTGGTCCCCTGTTTGACTGGTTACGTCAGAACATCTGGCAGCATGGCAGCCGTTTCACCACTGAACAACTTATTACCCAGGCCACCGGAGAGCCGCTTAGCAGCCGTTATTTCCGCGCCCACCTGGAAGCCCGCTATTTGTAA
- a CDS encoding formylglycine-generating enzyme family protein, with protein sequence MSKKYLWISFLIAALLPWLLFSDALHDNVSRLFARVGSIFSTNDTNGLVRQTQADMIEIKGGSFYFGKFDTEYGKQRYAELRFNYPLELREVTIDNFSMTKYQVTYGDYAIYTQVNGKDPVEVTDPNQKELKEDRVPVLLTWQEARDYCHWLGKTTGKTMDLPTEKQWEYAARSRGQFILYPTDTGIVEPGKNVPLETDKERTDYSVLQYKLMSVGKFPPNPLGLYDLASNGDEWTRDIYQETGYWADNDKYKNDRVVRSQSMSAHGGAPTVSRSYDDKQARNTARCVMEP encoded by the coding sequence ATGAGTAAAAAATATTTATGGATTTCATTTCTTATCGCCGCGTTGTTGCCATGGCTGTTATTTTCTGATGCTTTGCACGATAACGTCAGCCGACTGTTCGCCCGTGTTGGCTCAATATTTTCAACCAACGATACCAACGGCCTGGTCAGGCAAACCCAGGCCGATATGATCGAGATTAAGGGTGGCTCATTTTACTTTGGTAAGTTTGATACTGAATATGGCAAACAACGTTATGCCGAACTGCGGTTCAATTACCCTTTAGAACTGAGAGAAGTTACCATTGATAATTTTTCAATGACAAAATATCAGGTTACTTACGGGGATTATGCTATCTACACGCAAGTCAACGGCAAAGATCCTGTAGAGGTCACCGATCCAAATCAAAAAGAACTGAAAGAGGACCGTGTCCCGGTTTTACTCACCTGGCAAGAAGCGCGGGATTATTGTCACTGGTTGGGCAAAACAACTGGGAAGACAATGGATCTACCTACCGAAAAACAGTGGGAATATGCTGCCCGTAGCCGAGGCCAGTTTATTCTCTACCCCACGGACACCGGCATCGTAGAACCCGGAAAGAATGTACCATTGGAAACTGACAAAGAGCGAACAGACTATTCGGTGTTGCAATATAAACTGATGTCCGTGGGGAAGTTTCCTCCAAACCCACTTGGGCTCTATGATCTAGCCAGCAACGGAGATGAGTGGACGCGTGATATTTATCAGGAGACAGGTTATTGGGCTGATAACGATAAATATAAGAACGACAGAGTGGTACGCTCCCAGTCCATGAGTGCACACGGGGGGGCACCAACAGTTTCACGCAGTTATGACGACAAGCAAGCCAGGAACACGGCACGGTGTGTCATGGAACCTTAA
- the mdtI gene encoding multidrug/spermidine efflux SMR transporter subunit MdtI yields the protein MQQFEWVHGAWLGMAIVLEIVANVFLKFSDGFRRKIYGVLSLAAVLAAFSALSQAVKGIDLSVAYALWGGFGIAATLAAGWVLFGQRLNNKGWIGVALLLAGMIMIKLA from the coding sequence ATGCAGCAGTTTGAGTGGGTTCACGGCGCATGGCTTGGTATGGCCATCGTGCTGGAAATTGTCGCTAACGTCTTTCTGAAGTTTTCTGATGGATTTCGCCGCAAGATTTATGGCGTATTGTCGCTGGCTGCCGTGCTCGCGGCCTTTAGCGCGTTGTCGCAGGCGGTAAAAGGTATCGACCTTTCAGTAGCCTACGCCCTGTGGGGCGGATTCGGGATTGCCGCGACGTTAGCGGCAGGCTGGGTGTTGTTTGGTCAACGCCTGAATAATAAAGGCTGGATCGGCGTGGCGTTGTTGCTTGCCGGGATGATAATGATAAAACTTGCCTGA
- the asr gene encoding acid resistance repetitive basic protein Asr, whose protein sequence is MKKVLALVVAAAMGLSSAAFAAETTATTAPAAAATTKAAPAKTTHHKKQHKAAPQKAQAAKKHAKKSTTKPAVEQKAPEQKAQAAKKHTKKAATKPVAEQKAPEQKAQAAKKHTKKAVKHDTAKPAAQPAA, encoded by the coding sequence ATGAAAAAAGTATTAGCTCTGGTTGTTGCCGCTGCTATGGGTCTGTCTTCTGCTGCATTTGCTGCTGAAACAACTGCTACAACCGCTCCGGCTGCTGCTGCAACCACTAAAGCTGCGCCGGCAAAAACCACGCATCATAAAAAACAGCACAAAGCAGCGCCGCAGAAAGCTCAGGCTGCCAAGAAACACGCTAAAAAATCCACCACAAAACCGGCTGTAGAACAAAAAGCACCAGAGCAGAAAGCTCAGGCCGCTAAAAAACACACCAAAAAAGCAGCAACCAAACCAGTAGCAGAACAAAAAGCACCAGAGCAAAAAGCTCAGGCCGCTAAAAAACACACCAAAAAAGCAGTAAAACACGACACCGCTAAACCAGCAGCTCAACCTGCTGCATAA